In Anopheles gambiae chromosome 2, idAnoGambNW_F1_1, whole genome shotgun sequence, a single window of DNA contains:
- the LOC1281707 gene encoding patched domain-containing protein 3: MNGNGLSNGHHRAESEENLHKPTTENGGNHQPHPGVQPECDEPNVDRLNCMGRLSYYVSMAIGKFFYRLGYWIANNAWKTIGLCFLLVALCSVGFIRFHKEKSPMKLWIPVGSKFQHDTNWLIEHFKEGNRIETVMITAPDVLVPEVLQTIATITEEVEGFTFHNSEGQRLGWTDVCHKVPLIAEYTADLSRRKRHAQDLEEPSVTTRRPKKSKPFFTPVIDVPSFLFCPMVERLELGCYGSSLLELWKYNRTTIAGLSKEDIVDKLNRTTISPMTGHTVEFAELLGDVKRDWSGRIVSAGSLVTHWFVHVNFSEVDSDVSGNAAGTEDWVTENAMLWEERFLQIVTKAKRDLSNNETDIYYAAGRSYGDISEESMFKDMDKLIYGGIVMFVYMQLVLSKFSWTEFRVILGSVGLMSVGMGFVAGCGIVAALGVSYGPVHTSLPFLLMGLGVDDMFVMMACYRKVRKANPDLQLAERMGLMLQHAGASITVTSLTDIVAFIVGSITVIPSLQSFCIYAAAGVFMMFVFVITFFVAIFTLDELRIASRRNSFLLWVVHDEKSTSLWCEYNLMHRFINALYSKFLLTTVGKVLVILAVVLMTGVNVHNLLKLRQKFDPNWFIPEETYYNQFVVKTHEHYPNAGYEAMLLFGHLNYTAELPNLIGITHRLENRTDILHSFSSWVTAFQDFVHTHYDKDIAVDALSEADFRKYLSKFLFSYEGGRYQMNIKFATKLKCGQPAPNITVTTMDFKFRPFKEREEYLPAKYAVEDVLASSNISTGDHYRTLWAKIFGNWVTDEIIDTEIYRNISLALIGVMFCSVVLIVNLQICFWIFVCVLLTLVNVGGLMQVWGLTLDLVSCIALQLAVGLCVDYAAHIGHTFLTINKGDRNRRSLETVLHIGAAVFYGGGSTILSLSILSGSQAYTYRTFFKIFLLVIAYGLFHGTILLPVILSLIGPAPYSGSLNSLNTINNNPSPTKKVCREGTEMISFIGKEKYTPNGTEL; encoded by the exons ATGAACGGTAACGGACTTAGCAATGGCCATCATCGGGCGGAAAGTGAGGAGAATCTGCACAAACCAACGACTGAAAATGGTGGCAATCATCAGCCACATCCGGGTGTGCAGCCGGAATGCGACGAACCGAACGTGGACCGGCTGAACTGCATGGGACGGCTGTCGTACTACGTGTCGATGGCGATAGGGAAATTTTTCTACCG GCTCGGTTACTGGATAGCGAACAATGCGTGGAAAACGATCGGTCTGTGCTTCTTGCTGGTCGCCCTGTGCAGCGTGGGCTTCATCCGGTTTCACAAAGAAAAGAGCCCCATGAAGCTGTGGATACCGGTGGGGTCGAAGTTTCAGCACGACACCAACTGGCTGATAGAGCACTTTAAGGAAGGCAATCGGATCGAAACGGTTATGATCACCGCACCGGATGTGCTGGTGCCGGAAGTTTTACAGACG ATTGCAACCATCACGGAGGAAGTGGAAGGCTTCACGTTTCACAATAGCGAGGGTCAACGATTAGGCTGGACCGATGTTTGCCACAA AGTACCTTTGATAGCGGAGTACACGGCGGATTTGTCGCGCCGAAAGCGCCACGCGCAAGACCTCGAGGAACCGTCGGTAACGACACGCCGCCCGAAGAAGAGCAAACCCTTCTTCACACCCGTTATCGATGTGCCCTCGTTTCTGTTCTGCCCGATGGTGGAGCGGCTCGAGCTGGGCTGCTACGGTAGCAGCTTGCTGGAGCTGTGGAAGTATAATCGCACCACGATTGCCGGCCTGTCGAAGGAGGATATTGTGGATAAGCTGAACCGTACCACGATCAGCCCGATGACGGGGCACACGGTCGAGTTTGCCGAGCTGCTGGGTGACGTGAAGCGCGACTGGAGTGGCCGGATCGTGTCGGCCGGTTCGCTCGTTACGCACTGGTTCGTGCACGTCAACTTCTCCGAGGTGGATTCGGACGTGAGTGGCAATGCGGCCGGTACGGAGGATTGGGTCACCGAGAATGCCATGCTGTGGGAGGAACGGTTCCTGCAGATTGTTACGAAAGCGAAGCGGGATCTGTCGAACAATGAGACCGACATCTACTATGCGGCCGGAAGAAG TTACGGAGACATTAGCGAGGAATCAATGTTCAAGGACATGGATAAGCTAATCTACGGCGGTATCGTTATGTTTGTCTACATGCAGCTCGTCTTATCGAAGTTCAGTTGGACCGAGTTTAGG GTCATTCTTGGATCGGTGGGACTGATGAGCGTCGGAATGGGCTTCGTCGCCGGCTGTGGCATTGTGGCAGCGCTTGGCGTGTCCTACGGCCCGGTACACACCTCGCTGCCCTTCCTGCTGATGGGGCTCGGCGTAGACGACATGTTCGTCATGATGGCCTGCTATCGGAAGGTGCGGAAAGCCAATCCCGACCTGCAGCTGGCCGAACGGATGGGGCTGATGCTGCAGCATGCTGGCGCATCCATTACGGTCACATCGCTCACCGACATTGTGGCATTCATCGTCGGCTCCATCACGGTCATCCCTTCGCTGCAGTCGTTCTGCATCTACGCGGCGGCCGGCGTGTTCATGATGTTCGTGTTCGTTATCACCTTCTTCGTCGCCATATTTACGCTGGATGAGCTGCGCATTGCCAGCCGGCGCAACTCGTTCCTGCTGTGGGTGGTGCACGACGAAAAGTCGACCTCGCTCTGGTGCGAGTACAATCTGATGCACCGGTTCATCAACGCGCTCTACTCAAAGTTCCTGCTGACGACGGTGGGCAAGGTGCTGGTCATACTGGCCGTCGTCCTGATGACCGGCGTCAACGTGCACAATCTGCTGAAGCTGCGGCAAAAGTTTGACCCCAACTGGTTCATCCCGGAGGAAACGTACTACAACCAGTTCGTGGTGAAAACGCACGAACACTACCCAAACGCCGGGTACGAGGCGATGCTCCTGTTCGGCCATCTCAACTACACGGCCGAGCTGCCCAATCTGATCGGCATTACGCACCGGTTGGAGAATCGCACCGACATACTGCACAGCTTCAGCTCGTGGGTGACTGCGTTCCAGGACTTTGTGCACACGCACTACGACAAGGACATTGCGGTGGATGCGCTGAGCGAGGCCGACTTCCGCAAGTACCTGAGCAAGTTCCTGTTCAGCTACGAGGGCGGCCGCTACCAGATGAACATCAAGTTCGCCACCAAGCTGAAGTGCGGCCAGCCCGCACCCAACATCACCGTCACGACGATGGACTTCAAGTTTCGGCCGTTCAAGGAGCGGGAAGAGTACCTGCCGGCCAAGTACGCGGTGGAGGACGTGCTGGcgagcagcaacatcagcacgGGCGATCACTACCGCACCCTGTGGGCGAAGATATTCGGCAACTGGGTGACGGATGAGATCATCGACACGGAAATCTATCGCAACATTTCGCTCGCCCTGATCGGCGTCATGTTCTGCTCGGTGGTGCTGATCGTCAATCTGCAAATCTGTTTCTGGATATTCGTTTGTGTGCTACTTACGCTCGTCAACGTTGGCGGGCTGATGCAGGTCTGGGGACTGACGCTCGATCTCGTGTCCTGCATTGCGCTGCAGCTTGCCGTCGGGCTGTGCGTTGACTATGCGGCCCACATTGGCCACACGTTCCTCACGATCAACAAGGGCGATCGGAATCGGCGCAGTCTCGAGACGGTGCTACACATCGGGGCGGCCGTTTTCTACGGCGGCGGATCCACGATACTGTCCCTTTCGATACTGTCCGGCTCGCAGGCGTATACTTACAGGacgtttttcaaaatattcctTCTCGTGATTGCGTACGGACTGTTCCACGGCACGATACTGCTGCCAGTCATACTGAGCCTGATCGGGCCGGCCCCGTACAGCGGATCGCTGAACAGTCTAAACACGATCAACAACAATCCCAGTCCAACGAAGAAAGTGTGCCGCGAGGGCACGGAAATGATTTCCTTCATTGGCAAGGAAAAGTATACCCCGAACGGTACGGAACTGTAG